In a genomic window of Anoxybacter fermentans:
- a CDS encoding TldD/PmbA family protein, with product MKDLQLCQEIVEKGRSLGADEIEVYYHKEKKIEVMIEKNDLQIPKADDYEGIGIRVIKNNKVGFAATNRLDQVSIEKTLQGALDLAEMSTASPYNQLPDPQPVQILEGLIDPNGFSLTAEKAVEQAGIIMETVLRDSRVTLDSANVKGSFISRAIANSRGQAVREDRTLYECFLIGFARDGDDISSFNVEFISGSNFEKLPIREKSEKLARKVVNTLGAKSIPSFKGSVILSPLAIHYILLQPLSFVLRGEAVVTGMSPLKEKLGEMISSHNLTLVDDPTFADGYYSRSFDREGVPSIRLPIITKGQLNSFLHTNRTALKANTVSTGHASGNDQSITNSATNLMIEPGDVSLEEMIQDIKRGILVNRFSGNSDPISGDFSGVVKGGYYIENGEIVQPIREVMIAGNFYQMLNQISQLSNEVENFESSYTPYIQFEGVSITGR from the coding sequence ATGAAAGATCTACAATTATGTCAGGAGATTGTAGAAAAGGGTCGTTCTCTTGGAGCAGATGAGATTGAAGTTTATTATCATAAAGAGAAAAAAATAGAAGTAATGATTGAGAAAAATGACCTTCAGATTCCAAAAGCTGATGATTATGAGGGAATCGGAATCCGGGTCATTAAAAATAATAAAGTGGGTTTTGCTGCTACCAATCGTCTCGATCAGGTTTCCATTGAAAAGACTTTACAGGGGGCACTGGATCTGGCAGAAATGAGTACAGCCAGTCCTTATAATCAACTTCCAGATCCACAACCTGTACAAATTTTAGAGGGATTAATAGATCCTAATGGATTTAGTCTGACAGCAGAAAAAGCTGTTGAACAAGCGGGTATTATTATGGAGACAGTTTTACGGGATTCGCGGGTTACATTGGATTCTGCCAATGTAAAGGGTTCATTTATCTCCAGAGCTATCGCTAATTCCAGGGGCCAGGCGGTAAGGGAAGATCGAACTTTATATGAATGTTTTTTAATTGGTTTTGCACGGGATGGAGATGATATTTCATCTTTTAATGTGGAGTTTATTTCAGGTTCTAACTTTGAAAAACTTCCCATACGGGAGAAAAGTGAGAAACTGGCCAGAAAAGTAGTAAATACTCTTGGAGCTAAGTCAATTCCCAGTTTTAAAGGTTCTGTTATTTTATCGCCTCTGGCTATCCACTATATTCTTTTACAACCCTTATCTTTTGTTTTAAGGGGTGAGGCTGTGGTAACAGGAATGTCACCTTTAAAAGAAAAGTTGGGTGAGATGATCTCTAGTCATAATTTAACCCTGGTAGATGATCCTACTTTTGCTGATGGATACTATTCACGTTCTTTTGATCGTGAAGGTGTACCATCTATTAGATTGCCGATTATTACTAAAGGACAATTAAATTCCTTCCTTCATACTAATCGTACTGCTCTCAAAGCAAATACTGTTTCTACTGGTCATGCTTCCGGAAATGATCAAAGTATTACCAATTCTGCTACCAATCTGATGATTGAACCCGGTGATGTTAGTTTGGAGGAAATGATTCAGGATATTAAACGTGGGATTCTGGTTAATCGTTTCTCAGGAAATTCTGATCCCATCAGTGGTGATTTTTCTGGGGTAGTAAAAGGCGGTTACTATATTGAAAATGGTGAGATCGTTCAACCTATTCGGGAAGTTATGATTGCTGGGAATTTCTATCAGATGCTTAACCAAATATCACAGCTTTCTAATGAAGTGGAAAACTTTGAATCCAGTTACACGCCATATATTCAGTTTGAAGGTGTTTCTATTACCGGTAGATAA
- a CDS encoding TldD/PmbA family protein has product MLALLKELVHQSSEWVEIRYHKRVLTEIEIRNGEMDKANLKTLAGAGIRVLVDGCWGFVSTSNLTKEGLTTAIKEAIEAARTGAGLRKEKIKGLAKGQIGRGSYNYVPERKEPSLKEKIAFLFEMDKAIRNYSELVVSNAVLYNKFEDDKIIVNSDGAEVEISDVKQDLAIHCIMMKSGKREMGIVSTAVTGSWYDLFKEKSKEELVEEACRIAREKLEAEYARGGQYTVILDPQLVGVLAHEAIGHTVEADFVLAGSVVKDRIGEKVASELITLVDDGNVERASGMVLVDDEGTIVQRSLVIDKGILKEYLHNRESAYIFNTQPKGNARAFTYRDEPIIRMTNTFILPGKDDLEEMIAGIEDGYFLKGMGGGGQADSTAEFMFGVLEAYEIKKGQLGKMVKGVTISGQAFDVLQSVDAVSKEFQLGLGRGFCGKWQPAKVDAGGPYLRCRVTIGGQQE; this is encoded by the coding sequence ATGCTGGCATTATTAAAAGAACTGGTTCACCAATCATCTGAATGGGTTGAGATCCGATATCACAAACGGGTACTGACAGAGATTGAAATTCGCAATGGTGAAATGGATAAGGCCAATTTGAAGACACTGGCAGGAGCTGGAATTCGAGTTTTAGTGGATGGATGCTGGGGGTTTGTCTCTACTTCTAATCTGACAAAAGAGGGTTTAACTACTGCTATTAAGGAAGCTATAGAGGCTGCCCGAACAGGTGCTGGTTTGAGAAAAGAAAAGATAAAGGGATTGGCGAAAGGTCAAATAGGAAGAGGAAGTTATAATTATGTTCCCGAGCGAAAAGAGCCCAGTTTAAAAGAAAAAATTGCTTTTTTATTCGAAATGGACAAAGCGATCCGGAATTATTCTGAATTAGTAGTTTCCAATGCTGTACTTTATAACAAATTTGAGGATGATAAGATTATCGTAAACTCAGACGGTGCAGAAGTAGAAATATCTGATGTAAAACAGGATCTGGCTATCCATTGTATCATGATGAAATCTGGTAAACGGGAGATGGGTATAGTTTCTACAGCGGTCACCGGTTCCTGGTATGATTTATTTAAAGAAAAATCAAAAGAAGAGCTGGTAGAGGAAGCCTGTCGTATAGCTCGTGAAAAATTGGAAGCTGAGTATGCCCGTGGAGGTCAGTATACTGTGATTCTGGATCCTCAGTTAGTTGGGGTTCTAGCCCATGAAGCCATAGGCCACACTGTTGAAGCGGATTTTGTTCTGGCAGGTTCTGTTGTTAAAGATAGAATTGGAGAAAAGGTTGCCAGTGAATTAATTACCCTGGTAGATGATGGAAATGTTGAGAGAGCTTCCGGGATGGTTTTGGTCGATGATGAAGGAACAATAGTTCAACGTTCTCTAGTAATTGATAAAGGTATTCTCAAAGAATATCTTCATAATAGGGAATCTGCATACATTTTTAATACTCAGCCGAAAGGTAATGCAAGAGCTTTTACATATCGGGATGAACCAATAATTAGAATGACCAATACTTTTATATTGCCTGGTAAAGATGACTTAGAAGAGATGATTGCTGGAATTGAAGATGGATATTTCCTGAAAGGTATGGGCGGTGGGGGTCAGGCCGATTCTACCGCAGAGTTTATGTTTGGAGTCCTGGAAGCCTATGAGATTAAGAAAGGTCAATTGGGTAAGATGGTCAAAGGTGTGACCATTTCCGGGCAGGCTTTTGATGTCTTACAGAGTGTGGATGCTGTAAGTAAAGAGTTTCAATTGGGTTTGGGTAGAGGTTTTTGTGGTAAATGGCAGCCAGCTAAAGTTGATGCAGGTGGACCATATCTCCGTTGTCGCGTAACCATAGGCGGTCAACAGGAATAA
- a CDS encoding NAD(P)H-dependent oxidoreductase subunit E — MKIHVEICAGTYCAMMGALNLGMMLEDVAKEMEDEISIEYVKCFDHCNEEDPPMVKVNGKPIYSASAEKVFEVIMDLIKKERDVVKE; from the coding sequence ATGAAGATTCATGTAGAAATTTGTGCAGGTACCTATTGTGCTATGATGGGAGCACTCAATCTAGGTATGATGTTGGAAGATGTAGCAAAGGAAATGGAAGATGAGATCAGTATTGAGTATGTCAAATGTTTCGATCATTGTAATGAAGAAGATCCACCAATGGTTAAGGTCAATGGTAAACCGATATATTCAGCTTCTGCTGAAAAAGTTTTTGAAGTGATTATGGACCTGATAAAGAAAGAACGGGATGTGGTTAAAGAATGA
- a CDS encoding helix-turn-helix domain-containing protein has protein sequence MEETFGSRLRKLREERGMTLQELSLKSGIHQSTISRLETDPQRRPHMETFIQLAKGFGVSIQELAILTDLIDPDSEENIVIKDEQLKTNYHLLNKENLALLKALEGIDSLTRYHLTQFITGLKKNLTEKIKTCD, from the coding sequence ATGGAAGAGACTTTTGGCTCCAGATTGCGTAAATTACGTGAAGAACGCGGAATGACTTTGCAGGAATTAAGTCTAAAATCGGGAATTCATCAGTCAACAATCTCCAGGTTAGAGACAGATCCTCAAAGGCGTCCCCATATGGAAACCTTTATTCAACTGGCTAAAGGATTTGGAGTAAGTATTCAGGAGTTGGCTATTTTAACTGATTTAATTGATCCTGATTCAGAAGAAAATATTGTAATCAAAGATGAACAGTTAAAAACAAATTACCATTTGCTTAATAAAGAAAATTTGGCTTTACTTAAAGCCCTGGAAGGAATTGATTCTCTTACCAGGTATCATTTGACCCAGTTTATTACTGGACTTAAGAAAAATTTAACAGAAAAAATAAAGACTTGTGATTAA
- the dnaE gene encoding DNA polymerase III subunit alpha, whose product MKKEFCHLHLHTEYSMLDGLCRLEDLFIEAERKGVKALAITDHHNISGVISFYQLAQKYQIKPIIGAELNVGPIIQDYSSCHYHLTILAKNNLGYTNLLKLITRSNLDNNGLVTRSMLETYKQGLIVLSGCRVSELDEWIIKDYKKAKEIALEYRNILGQNNYYLELQRFGLPGEEELIRKKIMLARTLNIPVVATNNVHYLKREDAEAHKILMGIRELSVKKIDSRKIRNDKIRDEYYLKSPEEMEQLFKDIPEAISNTISIAERCNIFLDLEELHFPQFPVPAGYTSESYLRFLCYKGLHERYGKSPSTELIKRLEYELEVINKMGYAGYFLIMWDIVRYAREQGILTVGKGSAVSSLVCYLLRITTIDPVEYDLYFERFLNPEQISMPDINLGIDHIGRKKILQYIVDKYGQENMAHISVFSTLASAAVVRDVARVQGWPEGKLTSLTRFISHQNIHQIDSPTNSREFKQNYYKNIAFRKLIDTAQKLEGLPHHFTHHFSGVVISPDSLTNYTALQYSRDGEVITQFDMRAIEALGLLKIDLLGIRFMSAIRFTLKLLKKTKGVNLTYEKIPLNDRKTYNLIQKGDTIGCFQLESGGCRKLLQQLKPTSLKEIMFATSLYRPGPIEGGMLQSFVARLNKEEEVEYLHPLLEKLLKDTYGVVIFQEQVMMIARELGGFSLREADVLRKAIAEKDPILLAEQKSKFIKGAMSRGLTSAEANYIFDKLYKFAKYGLCKAHAVAYAHIAYITAYLKVHYPVEYLTSLLNINLQFECRFRKYLNQARYRNIQILPPDINESQFLATTDGEKIRLGFLMIKGLGRRAAEEIIQKRKERSYHSLSDFCHRVNLGLINYLVLENMIKAGAFDRFGDRMQLLWSLNKIFKEAKKHQVSTGQLRCLPYLTTKISAFTEKIPEMELRDILSWELETLGHPVSGSSLFYLIPQSKDLLSIDKLMETEKEQVWITGEITDIRFRWTQRGKLVCFFTLEDLTGTVEVTVFEPVVSKYKKYLFLGNMVLVKIKIEKDRNIYNLIGDEIIPLKDI is encoded by the coding sequence ATGAAGAAAGAGTTTTGTCATCTACACCTACACACAGAGTACAGTATGTTGGATGGTTTATGTCGTCTTGAAGATTTATTTATTGAAGCAGAACGAAAGGGGGTTAAAGCATTGGCAATTACAGACCACCATAATATTAGCGGTGTTATCAGCTTTTATCAACTGGCACAGAAGTATCAGATTAAACCCATCATTGGTGCGGAACTGAATGTGGGACCTATTATACAGGATTACTCTTCGTGTCATTATCATCTTACTATTCTTGCGAAAAATAACCTGGGTTATACCAATCTGTTAAAGCTGATCACCAGATCTAATCTTGACAATAATGGTCTTGTGACCCGTTCTATGTTGGAAACTTATAAACAGGGATTAATTGTTTTGAGTGGTTGTAGAGTAAGTGAATTGGATGAATGGATTATAAAAGATTATAAAAAGGCTAAGGAGATTGCATTGGAATATCGAAATATCCTGGGGCAGAACAATTATTATTTAGAATTACAGCGGTTTGGACTCCCGGGTGAAGAAGAACTAATTAGAAAGAAAATTATGCTGGCTCGGACATTAAATATTCCTGTCGTTGCGACAAATAATGTACATTATCTAAAAAGGGAGGATGCAGAAGCCCATAAGATATTGATGGGAATTCGGGAACTTTCAGTTAAAAAGATTGATTCACGTAAGATCAGGAATGATAAGATCAGGGATGAATATTATTTAAAAAGTCCTGAAGAAATGGAGCAACTTTTCAAAGATATTCCTGAAGCTATAAGTAATACCATAAGTATTGCTGAACGCTGTAATATCTTTTTAGATTTAGAAGAATTACACTTTCCCCAATTTCCGGTACCGGCTGGATATACCAGTGAATCTTATTTGCGGTTTCTCTGTTATAAAGGACTACATGAACGGTATGGCAAATCTCCTTCTACTGAATTGATAAAGCGTCTGGAGTACGAATTGGAAGTAATTAATAAAATGGGATATGCAGGATATTTTCTTATCATGTGGGATATTGTCAGGTATGCTCGCGAGCAAGGGATTTTGACTGTTGGAAAGGGCAGTGCAGTCAGCAGTCTGGTCTGCTATTTATTAAGGATCACTACTATTGATCCGGTTGAGTATGACCTATATTTTGAACGTTTTTTGAATCCGGAGCAAATTTCAATGCCTGATATCAATCTGGGTATTGATCATATTGGCCGTAAAAAGATTCTTCAATATATTGTTGACAAATACGGTCAAGAAAACATGGCACATATTTCAGTTTTCAGTACTTTGGCGTCTGCAGCGGTGGTAAGAGATGTGGCCCGGGTTCAAGGTTGGCCTGAAGGGAAATTGACTTCCCTTACCCGATTTATTTCTCATCAAAATATTCATCAAATAGATTCACCAACAAACAGTAGAGAATTTAAGCAGAATTATTATAAGAATATTGCCTTTCGAAAATTGATTGATACCGCACAAAAATTGGAAGGGTTACCCCACCATTTTACCCATCATTTTTCAGGTGTGGTTATTTCTCCAGATTCTTTGACCAATTATACGGCATTGCAATATTCACGGGATGGAGAAGTGATCACCCAGTTTGATATGCGGGCTATTGAAGCATTGGGACTTTTGAAAATTGATTTGTTAGGAATTCGTTTTATGTCTGCAATCAGATTTACTTTAAAACTTCTTAAAAAGACAAAAGGTGTTAATCTTACTTATGAAAAAATTCCATTAAATGATCGTAAAACCTATAATTTGATCCAAAAAGGAGATACCATTGGGTGTTTTCAGTTGGAAAGTGGAGGTTGTCGCAAGTTGTTACAGCAGTTGAAACCTACCTCCTTAAAAGAAATTATGTTTGCTACATCTCTTTATCGTCCAGGGCCCATTGAAGGAGGGATGCTACAGAGTTTTGTTGCCCGTCTTAATAAAGAAGAGGAGGTAGAATACTTACATCCCCTCCTTGAAAAATTATTGAAGGACACCTATGGTGTGGTAATTTTTCAAGAACAGGTGATGATGATTGCCCGGGAACTAGGAGGATTTAGTTTAAGAGAAGCAGATGTATTAAGAAAAGCAATTGCTGAAAAAGATCCGATTTTATTGGCAGAGCAGAAAAGCAAATTTATAAAAGGTGCCATGAGCCGTGGTTTAACATCAGCTGAAGCAAATTATATTTTTGATAAGTTGTATAAATTTGCCAAGTATGGTTTATGTAAAGCTCATGCTGTTGCATATGCTCATATTGCTTATATTACTGCATATCTTAAAGTCCATTATCCGGTAGAATATTTGACTTCATTATTGAATATAAATCTACAATTTGAATGTCGATTTCGTAAATATTTGAATCAGGCCAGATATCGCAATATCCAAATATTGCCTCCTGACATAAATGAGAGCCAGTTTTTAGCAACTACTGATGGTGAAAAGATTCGACTGGGCTTTTTGATGATTAAAGGTCTGGGAAGGCGTGCAGCAGAGGAGATTATTCAAAAACGAAAAGAAAGAAGTTATCATTCATTAAGTGACTTCTGTCATCGGGTAAATTTGGGTCTTATCAATTATTTGGTTCTGGAAAATATGATTAAAGCCGGAGCTTTTGATAGGTTCGGTGATCGGATGCAACTTCTCTGGAGTTTAAATAAAATTTTTAAAGAAGCTAAGAAACATCAGGTAAGTACAGGTCAACTTCGCTGTTTACCTTATCTGACAACGAAAATTAGCGCTTTTACAGAAAAAATTCCAGAAATGGAGCTTAGGGATATTTTAAGTTGGGAACTTGAGACTCTGGGCCATCCAGTTAGCGGTAGTTCTTTATTCTATCTTATTCCTCAAAGTAAGGATTTACTATCGATTGATAAATTAATGGAAACGGAAAAAGAGCAGGTCTGGATTACAGGAGAGATTACCGATATTCGTTTCCGTTGGACCCAGCGTGGAAAACTGGTCTGTTTTTTTACTCTTGAAGATTTGACAGGTACTGTAGAAGTAACAGTCTTTGAACCTGTTGTATCAAAATATAAGAAATATCTTTTTTTAGGAAATATGGTTCTGGTTAAAATTAAAATAGAAAAAGATAGAAATATTTATAATTTGATAGGTGATGAGATTATACCATTAAAAGATATTTAG
- a CDS encoding tetratricopeptide repeat protein: MERKLCIIFLIILIIFSSGCTYRASLISSGKDALIKGDLVKAEAIFKDLLSFSPHNYEGYLYLGFIYLYRDRFEDAIHAFQTSIQYNEQPDLEYLGLGQAYLAIKDYDKARTFLEKAREVANYPVTEYLLGFIYLNEGDQYQAKKALSTASKFYPDRGEIWAVLGKLFLENLQPLDAAQAYQMAYIYGIRNYGLYTGLAESYYQLGNFRQAIALTEQALKEKHISPEEKEQLRLKLAQYNMNQNPSKAIESLETILKNKPDKAEVLLMLGQLYFQQEMYQKALNTFEQYLKKYPPLVTVLHIMYRSHLALGNYKLAEKYLLYTIDLNPDQLSYYLELINLYQREKRWADVVKVYKQALELSPDNLDLLTNLSAVYFKLKDYDKALPYLERAIELQPTNIELYLIKANVYYKLKQIDKEIATYETILQITPDHLLAINNLAQIYRDTDRLDQAFSLYKKARNIDPNDGRYDRNLGYILLLKGDYIQAREYLMEAITKNPDDYEAYRFLADTYYALDQYKEAVKYYKKSLQIKPDYYYAMYPLGKAYFYLNEFKKAKPYFEAYLKRYPLNEGSKFYLTRIAWLENQKNPDFEVLPAEPQKP, from the coding sequence ATGGAACGCAAGCTTTGTATAATATTTCTTATTATATTAATCATATTTAGCTCTGGTTGTACATATCGTGCCAGTTTAATCTCTTCTGGTAAAGATGCACTTATCAAAGGGGATCTGGTTAAGGCAGAAGCTATTTTTAAGGATTTATTATCATTTTCTCCTCATAATTATGAAGGATATTTATATCTCGGATTTATATACTTATACCGGGACCGCTTTGAGGATGCAATTCATGCCTTTCAGACTTCTATTCAATATAATGAACAACCTGATTTAGAATATTTGGGACTTGGGCAGGCCTACCTCGCTATTAAAGATTACGATAAAGCCAGAACTTTTCTTGAGAAAGCCCGGGAAGTTGCAAATTATCCGGTGACTGAATATCTTCTAGGGTTTATATATTTGAATGAAGGAGATCAATATCAGGCAAAGAAAGCCTTAAGCACTGCAAGTAAATTCTATCCTGATCGTGGTGAAATCTGGGCTGTTTTAGGAAAACTTTTTCTGGAAAACTTACAGCCCCTGGATGCGGCCCAGGCTTATCAGATGGCCTATATTTATGGAATCAGGAATTATGGTCTCTATACTGGATTAGCAGAATCATATTATCAGTTGGGGAATTTTCGCCAGGCTATTGCTTTAACAGAACAAGCACTTAAAGAAAAACATATTAGTCCTGAAGAAAAGGAACAGCTTCGTCTAAAATTGGCGCAATATAATATGAACCAAAACCCATCTAAAGCCATAGAAAGTCTGGAGACAATTTTGAAGAACAAACCTGATAAGGCAGAGGTACTTTTAATGTTAGGGCAACTTTATTTTCAGCAGGAAATGTATCAAAAAGCCCTTAATACCTTTGAGCAGTACTTAAAAAAATATCCACCATTAGTAACAGTACTACATATTATGTATCGTTCTCATCTGGCGTTAGGAAACTATAAATTGGCTGAAAAATATCTTTTATATACTATTGATCTAAATCCTGACCAACTATCTTATTATCTTGAATTAATAAATTTGTATCAGAGAGAGAAACGTTGGGCAGATGTAGTTAAAGTCTATAAGCAGGCACTCGAATTATCACCTGATAATCTAGATCTTTTAACTAATCTCAGTGCGGTATATTTTAAATTAAAAGATTATGATAAAGCACTTCCATATCTTGAGAGAGCAATAGAGTTACAGCCGACAAATATAGAACTTTATCTTATTAAAGCTAATGTCTATTATAAATTAAAACAGATCGATAAAGAGATAGCTACTTATGAGACTATTTTACAAATTACACCAGATCATCTTTTGGCTATTAACAATTTGGCGCAGATCTATCGAGATACCGATCGATTGGATCAGGCTTTTTCTCTCTATAAAAAGGCCCGAAATATAGATCCAAATGACGGACGTTATGATCGTAATCTGGGATATATTCTTCTTTTAAAAGGTGATTATATTCAAGCCAGGGAATATTTGATGGAAGCTATTACAAAAAATCCTGATGATTATGAAGCATATCGTTTTTTAGCTGACACTTATTATGCCCTGGATCAATACAAAGAGGCTGTTAAGTATTATAAAAAAAGTTTGCAAATTAAACCTGATTATTATTATGCGATGTATCCTCTAGGTAAGGCGTACTTTTATTTAAATGAATTTAAGAAAGCAAAACCCTATTTTGAGGCCTATTTAAAACGTTACCCACTTAATGAAGGAAGTAAATTTTATTTAACACGAATTGCCTGGCTTGAAAATCAAAAAAATCCTGATTTTGAAGTGTTACCTGCCGAACCACAAAAACCGTAA
- a CDS encoding tetratricopeptide repeat protein yields the protein MKKVIFLTVMVIIVLSFQLQVLANENYQQGIEAFENRDYIKAIEAFQAAYSEMPNHHYLRYMMGLTYYRLGDYRNSARYFEEAHQILPDHYKTLVNLSRAYLNLKEWDKCLQTLKLAETLKDDDDDLYNVWGLLYLNQKEYLKSTEFFIKSIELNPKNYFALNNLGLAYLKLGEYLKASIELQKAAELNPPYPFIYNNLGIAYENIGELDKAIEAYNRALDLNPNYKKSVVNLERVLEKRYKNTKEE from the coding sequence ATGAAAAAAGTAATATTTTTGACAGTTATGGTGATTATAGTTCTTAGTTTTCAACTCCAGGTTCTGGCCAATGAAAACTATCAACAGGGGATTGAGGCGTTTGAAAATCGCGATTATATAAAGGCTATTGAAGCATTTCAAGCAGCTTATTCAGAAATGCCCAACCACCATTATCTCAGATATATGATGGGGCTTACTTATTACCGACTTGGAGATTATAGAAATTCTGCACGCTATTTTGAAGAAGCACATCAGATTTTGCCTGATCATTATAAGACTCTGGTTAATCTAAGTAGAGCATATCTAAATTTAAAGGAATGGGATAAGTGCCTGCAAACTCTTAAATTAGCTGAGACCTTAAAAGACGACGATGATGATCTTTATAATGTCTGGGGACTTTTATATCTAAATCAAAAAGAATATCTCAAATCTACCGAATTCTTTATTAAATCTATAGAACTCAATCCCAAAAATTATTTTGCTTTGAACAATTTAGGTCTGGCATATTTAAAACTGGGTGAATATTTGAAGGCAAGTATTGAGTTACAGAAAGCTGCTGAACTCAATCCACCCTATCCGTTTATTTATAACAATCTGGGGATTGCCTATGAGAATATTGGAGAGCTGGATAAAGCTATCGAGGCTTACAATAGGGCTTTGGATTTAAATCCTAATTATAAAAAGTCAGTTGTAAATTTAGAACGTGTATTGGAAAAAAGGTATAAAAACACAAAAGAAGAATAG
- a CDS encoding 4Fe-4S dicluster domain-containing protein, translated as MMTKGFFTPIVELRRKVFKEVASLALHTDSLDEVIKEVDDIPYKIIPGYKPQFRESVFRERAIIAERTRLALGLPLVDQGEHKRLAKAVEKAYSIDKILEPPLVNVIPAACEACPEDQFYVTNNCRNCLAHPCVIVCPVNAVSIVDDRANIDEKCVHCGRCQKACPYEAIVRFDRPCAAACGIDAIESRKDGRAYVNLDRCVVCGMCVVDCPFGAVSDKSEIFQMLLALKAGKKLYAIIAPSFVGQFGPLVSPEQIFKGLEKLGFKEVVEVALGADIASMHEVKILIDRVPKEQPFMGTSCCPSWTMIAKKYFPELYKYISPSHTPMVATARYVKERDLEGKVVFIGPCISKKLEALNKEVRQYVDYVITFEELAGIFVAAGIELTQLSEDVKINYASVGGRGYAISGGVAQAIKRNMELWYPESKIKVMQADSLSECSKVLTLAKNGKLDGHLIEGMACPGGCIGGPGTLLPTKKARQIVTEFAKNAPYKYPYENPFAVRKKEEEAYEEARVKSGKVRHAVEGKNTAKDEDVIKIRNNAEK; from the coding sequence ATGATGACCAAAGGATTCTTTACACCGATAGTGGAGTTAAGGCGGAAAGTATTCAAAGAAGTAGCCAGTCTAGCACTTCATACTGATAGTCTTGATGAAGTGATTAAAGAGGTTGATGATATACCATATAAGATTATTCCAGGTTACAAACCACAGTTTAGAGAAAGTGTTTTCCGGGAGAGAGCTATTATTGCCGAACGAACCAGACTTGCTTTGGGACTTCCTCTAGTGGATCAGGGGGAACATAAGCGGCTTGCTAAGGCTGTGGAGAAAGCTTATTCGATTGATAAGATTTTAGAACCACCTCTTGTTAATGTGATTCCTGCTGCCTGTGAAGCCTGCCCTGAGGATCAATTCTATGTGACAAATAATTGTCGGAACTGTCTGGCTCATCCCTGTGTAATCGTCTGTCCAGTAAATGCTGTTAGTATAGTTGATGATAGAGCAAATATAGATGAAAAATGCGTACATTGTGGTAGATGTCAGAAGGCATGTCCATATGAAGCTATAGTACGTTTTGACCGTCCATGTGCTGCAGCCTGTGGAATAGATGCAATCGAAAGTCGTAAAGATGGACGGGCTTATGTAAATCTGGATCGGTGTGTTGTCTGTGGAATGTGTGTAGTTGATTGTCCTTTTGGGGCTGTATCTGATAAATCAGAAATCTTTCAGATGCTTCTAGCTCTTAAGGCCGGAAAGAAGCTGTATGCAATTATTGCGCCAAGTTTTGTCGGTCAGTTTGGTCCTCTGGTTTCGCCTGAACAGATATTTAAAGGTCTTGAGAAACTGGGATTTAAAGAGGTAGTAGAGGTGGCCCTTGGTGCGGATATCGCGTCGATGCATGAAGTTAAAATTTTGATTGACAGGGTACCGAAAGAACAGCCTTTTATGGGAACTTCCTGTTGCCCTTCCTGGACTATGATAGCAAAAAAGTATTTCCCGGAACTCTATAAATATATTTCTCCATCTCATACGCCGATGGTTGCTACTGCACGTTATGTAAAAGAGCGGGACCTTGAGGGAAAAGTAGTTTTCATTGGACCGTGTATTTCTAAAAAATTGGAGGCTTTAAATAAAGAAGTGCGTCAATATGTGGATTATGTAATAACCTTTGAAGAACTCGCAGGCATTTTCGTTGCAGCAGGAATAGAATTAACTCAGTTAAGTGAAGATGTGAAGATTAATTATGCATCTGTGGGGGGACGCGGATATGCTATCTCTGGTGGAGTAGCGCAGGCCATTAAGCGGAATATGGAACTCTGGTATCCAGAGAGTAAGATTAAAGTGATGCAGGCAGATAGTCTTTCAGAGTGTAGCAAAGTTTTGACTTTAGCAAAAAACGGTAAATTAGATGGTCATCTTATCGAAGGAATGGCCTGTCCGGGCGGATGTATTGGCGGGCCAGGAACTTTATTGCCAACAAAAAAAGCCCGTCAGATAGTGACCGAATTTGCTAAAAATGCGCCATATAAGTATCCTTATGAAAATCCCTTTGCTGTCCGAAAAAAAGAAGAAGAAGCCTACGAAGAAGCCAGGGTTAAGTCGGGAAAAGTTCGCCATGCAGTAGAAGGAAAAAATACTGCTAAAGACGAAGATGTAATAAAAATAAGAAATAATGCAGAGAAATAA